AGGTCGCGGCACACTTCCGGGTGCCGGCGTGACGCCGTGCCGGCGCGCGAGATCGTCGCCAGCAGGAGTGTTTCCGGCAGGTCACGTTTTGTTGCGAATGGGTATCGCCCGCGGTCCTGTCCGTCACGGGTCCTAGGTCCCGTGGTAAGAACAGCGTCAGGGTTTGGTCCATGACCCGTCAACAGAGTGCCGGTACCCCCCGTGCTGGCACGACGCAGTGAGGATGTGAGCAATGACTGCAGGAACTGGACGCCGCACAGTGCGCGCCGTGAGCGTGCTCGCCGCGCTCGGCCTCGTGCTGACCGCGTGCGCGGACACCAGCGACGACGCCCCCACCGGCGGCACCGGAGGCACCTCTGGCGGAGGCGCCGACTCGATCGCGGTCGGCACCACCGACGTCATCACCTCGCTCGACCCGGCCGGCTCGTACGACAACGGCTCGTTCGCCGTGCAGAACCAGGTCTTCCCGTTCCTGCTGAACTCGCCGTACGGCAGCCCTGACGTCGCCCCCGACATCGCGGAGAGCGCCGAGTTCACCGCGCCGAACGAGTACACCGTGAAGCTCAAGGAGGGCTTGACGTTCGCGAACGGTCACGCCCTGACTGCCTCGGACGTCAAGTTCAGCTTCGACCGTCAGCTCGCGATCGCGGACCCGAACGGCCCGTCCTCGCTCCTGTACAACCTCGACTCGCTCGAGACCACGGACGACCTCACGGTCGTGTTCAAGCTCAAGAGCGAGAACGACCAGACGTTCCCGCAGATCCTGTCCTCGCCTGTCGGCCCGATCGTCGACGAGGAGGTGTTCTCGGCCACCGAGATCACCCCCGCGGACAAGATCGTCTCGGAGAAGGCGTTCGCCGGGCAGTACATCATCACGGACTACACCGAGAACGAGCTCATCCGTTACGAGGCGTTCGAGGACTACAAGGGTCTGCTCGACCCCGCCGTCACCAAGGTCGTCACCGCGCAGTACTTCACCGAGGAGACCTCGCTGAAGCTCGCGGTGCAGCAGGGCGACGTCGACGTCGCGTTCCGCAGCCTGTCCCCGACGGACCTCGCCGACCTCGCGAAGGACGACAAGGTCACGATCCACGAGGGCCCCGGCGGCGAGATCCGCTACATCGTCTTCAACTTCGCGACCCAGCCGTACGGCACGGACACGGCCGACGCCGACCCGAAGAAGGCGCTCGCCGTCCGCCAGGCCGCCGCGCACCTGCTCGACCGTGCCAAGCTCGGCGAGGAGATCTACCAGGGCTCGTTCACGCCGCTCTACTCCTACGTCCCCGAGGGGCTGACGGGCGCCGCGGAGCCGCTCAAGGAGCTGTACGGCGACGGCAACGGTGGCCCGGACGCGGACAAGGCCGCCAAGGTCCTCGAGGAGGCCGGCGTCGAGACGCCGGTCAAGCTGAACCTCCAGTACAGCCCGGACCACTACGGCAACTCCTCCGACGAGGAGTACGCCATGGTCGAGGCTCAGCTCGAGGCGACGGGCCTGTTCGACATCACGCTCCAGTCGACCCTCTGGGACGTCTACTCCACCGAGCGCCGTGAGGACGTCTACCCGGCCTACCAGCTCGGCTGGTTCCCGGACTACTCGGACGCTGACAACTACCTGTCGCCGTTCTTCCTGCCGGACAACTTCCTCGGCAACCACTACGAGAACGACGACGCCACGAAGGCGATCCTCGGCCAGGCGAGCGAGCCTGACGAGGCGAAGCGCGTCGAGCTCATCGAGGAGGCTCAGCGCATCGTCGCCGAGGACCTGTCGACCCTGCCGTTCCTGCAGGGCTCCCAGGTCGCCGTCGCGGGCAAGGACGTCACGGGCGTGACCCTCGACGCTTCCTTCAAGTTCCGCTACGCACCGCTCGGTCGCTGACCGCACCGCACCACACACCGGACGGGACGCCGCACGCGGCGTCCCGTCCGCGTACCAAGGAGAGAACGTGACTGCGCTCACGGACGAGCCGGCAGCGACAGCTGCGGCCAAACCCACCTCAGCAGCGCCAGGGGGAGGGCTGGGACGCTACATCCTGGTCCGGTTCCTGCTGATCTTCCCCACCGTCTTCATCCTCGTCAGCCTCGTGTTCTTCCTGATGCGCGTCGTCGGCGACCCCATCACGGCGTCCGTCGGAGGGCGCCTCACCGAGGCCCAGCTCGCGGAGCGTCTCGCTGCCGCGGGCTACGACCGCCCGGTGCTCGTGCAGTACCTCGAGTACCTCAAGGAGATCTTCACGGGCGACTTCGGCCGCACCGTCACGGACAACCGTGAGATCAGCGAGATCCTGCTGACATACGGGGCCGCGACCTTCGAGCTCGTGACCTTCGCGCTCATCATCGCGCTGCTCGTCGGCATCCCGCTCGGCCGGATCGCGGCCTACCGCCGCGACCGCTGGTCCGACGCGACGCTGCGCGTCCTGGCGATCCTCGCCTACGCGACGCCCGTCTTCTTCGCAGGCATCCTGCTCAAGCTCGTCTTCTCGGTCCAGCTCGGCTGGCTCCCGCTCGGGCGTCGCTCGACACCGCAGACGCAGCTGATCCTGGACCGCATCGACGGTTCGACCGGCATCAACATCATCGACGCGCTGCGCACCGGACGCTGGGACCTCATCTCCGACGTCCTGTCGCACGCCGTGCTCCCCGCCGTCGCGCTCGGCCTCCTCACAGCGGGCGTGTTCCTGCGGCTCGTGCGCACGAACCTCATCGGGACGCTGTCCATGGACTACGTCGACGCGGCGCGCTCGCGCGGCGTCTCCGAAGGACGTCTCCTGCGCAAGCACGCGTACAAGCCGGCGCTGATCCCGATCATCACCGTGATGGGCATGCAGATCGCGCTCATGCTCGGCGGCGCCATCCTCACCGAGACGACCTTCGAGTGGCGCGGCCTGGGCTTCCAGCTCGCGCAGTACCTGGCGGCGCGCGACTACGTCGCCGTGCAGGGCATCGTCGCGCTGCTCGCGGTGATCGTCGCGGTGACCAACTTCATCGTCGACGTCGTCGCCGCGCTCATCGACCCGAGAGTGAGGTACTGACATGGCTACGCAGCCCGTGGGCGTGACCCACGAGCCCCGCTGGCGCCGGCTGCCGATCGTCTGGCACCTGTTCCACAGCGCGGGCCTGCAGCGCGGCATGCTCGTCGCGGGCCTCCTGATCTCGGCGGTGTTCGTGATCGTGGCGCTGCTCGCCCCGGTCATCGCGCCGTACGGCTTCAGCCAGCTCTCCGACGCGGACGGGTCCTTCCCGCGCCAGGCCGCGCCGTCGGACGAGTTCGTCTGGGGCACGACCGTCGGCGGCTACGACGTCTTCTCACGCGTCGTCTGGGGCACCCAGACCGCGCTGCTGACCGTGATCCTCGCCGTCGTCGCGTCGATCTTCCTCGGCGTCGCGCTCGGCCTCGTGTCCGGCTACCTCGGTGGCTGGCTCGACCGCGTCCTCGTGATGATCGCGGACGCCGTCTACGCGTTCCCGTCCCTGCTCCTGGCGATCGTCGTGTCGATCATCATCTCGGGCGGGCAGTCGAGCTTCTGGGGCGGCATCATCGCCGCCGCGATCTCGATCACGGTCGTGTTCGTGCCGCAGTACTTCCGCGTCGTGCGCGCCGAGACGGTCCGCCTCAAGGCGGAGCCGTTCGTCGAGTCAGCCCGCGTCCTGGGCGCCCCGACGACGCGCATCCTCGGCAAGCACGTCCTGCGCAACGCGACGCGGTCGCTCCCGCTGATCGTCACGCTCAACGCGTCCGAGGCGATCCTCACCCTCGCGGGTCTCGGCTTCCTCGGCTTCGGCATCAACCCGACCAAGGCCGCCGAGTGGGGCTACGACCTCAACCGGGCGGTCGCCGACGTCGCGAGCGGCATCTGGTGGACCGGCGTCTTCCCCGGCGTCGCGATCGTCCTGCTGGTCATGGGGATCACGCTCGTCGGCGAGAGCCTCAACGACCTCGCAGACCCGCGTCTGCGCATCCGACGTGCGCCGCGCCGCAAGGCCGTGTCGCCCGCAACCGAGACGAAGGGAGCCGAGTGATGGAGACCGTCGTCGACATCAAGGACCTGCGCGTCGACTTCACGACGGACGCGGGAGAGGTGCGCGCCGTCGACGGCGTCAACCTCCACGTGAGCGCGGGCGAGGTGCTCGCGATCGTCGGTGAGTCCGGCTCCGGCAAGAGCGTCTCCGCCAAGACGATCCTGCGGCTCCTCCCCGAGAACACGACCGTGTCGGGGGCCGTCGTCCTCGCCGGGCAGGATGTCGTGACGCTCTCGGCGTCGCAGATGCGCGCCGCCCGCGGCCGCGACGTCGCCATGGTGTTCCAGGAGCCTTCGACCGCGCTCAACCCGGTGTACACGGTCGGCTGGCAGATCGCCGAGGGGCTGCGCGCCCACGGCGAGGTCTCCAAGCAGGAGGCACGCGCCCGGGCGATCGAGATCCTCGGGAAGGTCGGCATCCCTGACCCCGAGGAGCGCGTCGACCACTACCCGCACCAGTTCTCGGGCGGGCAGAAGCAGCGCATCGTCATCGCGATGGCGCTCGCGCTCGAGCCCAAGGTGATCGTCGCGGACGAGCCGACGACGGCGCTCGACGTGACGGTCCAGGCGGAGATCCTCGACCTGCTGCGTCGTGTGCGCGACGAGTTCGGCCGCGCGATCGTGCTCATCACCCACAACATGGGTGTCGTCGCCGACCTCGCCGACCGCGTCGCCGTCATGAACCAGGGCAAGATCGTCGAGCAGGCCGACGTCCGCTCGATCTTCTCGAACCCGCAGCACGAGTACACGCGGTCGCTCCTCGCGGCCGTGCCCGTGCTCGGCACGCAGACGCGTGAGCGCACGACGCCGGTAGACGTGTCGGCGGACCCGGTCGTCCAGGCGAAGGGTCTCGAGATCACGTACCCGGGCCGCCTCGGTCGCCCTGCGTTCCGTGCGGTCAAGGGCGTGGACTTCGAGATCCGTCCTGGCGAGGTCCTCGGCCTCGTCGGGGAGTCCGGCTCTGGCAAGACGACGATCGGTCGTGCGATCGCCGGCCTCACGCACGCCTCGGGTGGCTCGTTGTCGGTGCTCGGCCACGAGATGGTCGGCTACAAGGAGCGTGAGTTCCGGCCGCTGCGCCAGCGCATCGGCTTCGTGTTCCAGGACCCGGCGACGAGCTTCAACCCGAAGATGACGATCGCCGAGGGACTCGCCGAGCCGCTCGTCATCCACGGCAAGGCACGGGACTGGCGCGCTGCCCGCCCGCGTGTCGCCGAGCTGCTCGACGCCGTCCACCTGCCGCAGGAGTTCGCGAAGCGGTTCCCGCACGAGCTCTCGGGCGGGCAGCGGCAGCGCGCGAGCCTCGCACGGGCGCTAGCGCTCGACCCTGACCTGCTGATCGCCGACGAGCCGACGTCGGCGCTCGACGTGTCGGTGCAGGCGCGCGTGCTCGAGGTGTTCCTCGAGCTGCAGGAACGACTCGGCTTCGCGACGCTGTTCATCAGCCACGACCTCGCGGTCGTGGGCATGGTGGCCGATCGCGTGGGGGTCCTCTACCGCGGGGACCTCGTCGAGCAGGGCCCGAGCGCGCAGGTCCTCGCGTCGCCGCAGCACCCGTACACGCAGCGCCTCCTGACGTCCGTCCCTGTCCCTGACCCGGACGAGCAGGCGAGGCGTCGCATCGCTCTGGCGAGGCTCACGGGCCAGGCCTGACAGGCGGTCGTACGACGAGGGGCGGTGCAGCGACGCTGCACCGCCCCTCGTCGTCGGTCTGGGACCGGGTTGCTCAGACGAGCGGGAGCACCTGGTCGCGCACCTGCTTGCGCAGGACCTTGCCGAGCATGGAGCGTGGCGTGTCCTCGATCGCGACGATCCGACGCGGCACCTTGTAGGCGGCGAGGTGCGAGCGGCAGTGCTGGCGCAGCGCGTCCTCGTCGAGCGTGCTGCCCGGCTCGAGCTCGACGGCGGCGACGACCATCTCGCCGCCGCGCTCGAGCGGCTTGCCGATCACGGCGGCGTCCGCGACGTCGGGGTGGAGCCGCAGCACGGCCTCGACCTCGCTCGGGGAGACGTTGAAGCCGCCCGTGATGATGAGCTCCTTGGCGCGGTCGACGATCGTCGTGAAGCCGTCGGCGTCGACGGTGACGATGTCGCCCGAGCGCAGCCAGCCGTCCTCGGTGAGCGTCTTGGCGGTCTCGTCGGGGTTGTTCCAGTAGCCCTGGAACACCTGCGGGCCCTTGAGCAGGAGCTCGCCGGGCTCGCCCGGCTCGACCTCGCGCGTCGGGTCGTTCTGGTCGACGACCTTCATGAGGGTCGACGGGAACGGGACGCCGATCGTGCCCGCGCGGCGGGTCGGGTGGAAGGGGTTGCCGAGCGCGACGGGGGAGGACTCGGTCATGCCGTATCCCTCGACGAGGAGGCCGCCGGACATCGACTCCCACAGCTCGACGACGTGGTCGGGCAGGTTCATCGCGCCGGAGATGCAGAACTTGCAGGACTTCAGCGAGATCCCGCGCTCCTTCGCCGCGAGCGCGGTGCGCTCGTAGATCGGCGGGACAGCGCAGTAGACGGTCGCCGGCGACTTCTTCATCGCGTCGAGGATCATGTCCGGGTCGAACTTGGGGAACAGGACGAGCAGCCCCTGCTTGCGCACGCCGTACGTGAGGTAGAGCGTCATGCCGAACGCGTGGAACATCGGCAGGATCGCGTAGAAGACCTCCTTGCGGTACTCGGCCCCGTACATCCACGCCTCGCCCTGCAGGGCGTTGGAGTAGAGGTTGAAGTGCGTGAGCATCGCGCCCTTGGGCTGCCCGGTCGTGCCGGACGTGTACTGGATCGCGGCGAGGTCGTGGACATCGGGGTAGGGGTGCGTCGTCGAGATGCGGTCGTTCTCGAGCAGCTTGTTCCACGGCACCGTGCCGGGGGCCGGCGCGGTGAGCGAGGCGCGCGTCGCTCGCAGCTTCTTGATCGGTACGCGCAGCGCTGCGCGCTTCATCGCCGGGAACGCCTCGAGGATGTTCACGGAGACGATGTGGTCGATCACGACGTCGGACGGGAACTCGCGCAGCGCGGCGACCGCCTTGTCCCACGCGATGACGACGCGTGCCTGGTGGCTCTCGAACTGGTGGCGCAGCTCGCGGGAGGTGTAGAGGGGGTTGTGCTCGACGACGACGGCGCCGAGCCGCAGCACCGCGTAGAACGCGACGACGTGCTGCGGACAGTTCGGGAGGATGAGAGCGACGCGGTCGCCGCGGCGCACCCCGAGCTTCCGCAGGCCCTCGGCGGCGCGGGCGACCTGGTCGCCGAGCTCGGCGTACGTCGTGCGACGCCCGAAGAACTCGGTCGCCGGGTGCTTGCCGGCCTCGGCGACGGAGTGCTCGAACATGGTGACGAGCGACTCGGTCGGGAGGTCGATCTGAGCGGGCACCCCCGGCTGGTAGTTCTTCACCCAGGGCATCTCTTCGACGTTCGACATGCCTCCCATTGTCCACCCGCGGCGCTGGTCGGGGGAAACGTCCGTGGCGTCGGGCTCAGGCGGGGGTGAGCGGCTCGGGCCCTTCGACGTTGTCGAGGTGCGTGGCGAGGGCGCAGAGGAACTGCGCGACGTCGGCGCGGGACTCGGGCGGGACGGCGGCGGCGATCTGCGCCATGACGTCGTGCATGTCTGTCAGGCGGGAGCGCACCTCGTCGTGGGCGTGCTCGGTCGCGACGACGACGACCGCGCGGCGGTCGTGCGGGTGCGGCCGCCGCTCGAGGTGCCCGGACGCTGTGAGGCGGTCGAGGAGCTTCGTGG
This genomic window from Flavimobilis soli contains:
- a CDS encoding ABC transporter ATP-binding protein, which gives rise to METVVDIKDLRVDFTTDAGEVRAVDGVNLHVSAGEVLAIVGESGSGKSVSAKTILRLLPENTTVSGAVVLAGQDVVTLSASQMRAARGRDVAMVFQEPSTALNPVYTVGWQIAEGLRAHGEVSKQEARARAIEILGKVGIPDPEERVDHYPHQFSGGQKQRIVIAMALALEPKVIVADEPTTALDVTVQAEILDLLRRVRDEFGRAIVLITHNMGVVADLADRVAVMNQGKIVEQADVRSIFSNPQHEYTRSLLAAVPVLGTQTRERTTPVDVSADPVVQAKGLEITYPGRLGRPAFRAVKGVDFEIRPGEVLGLVGESGSGKTTIGRAIAGLTHASGGSLSVLGHEMVGYKEREFRPLRQRIGFVFQDPATSFNPKMTIAEGLAEPLVIHGKARDWRAARPRVAELLDAVHLPQEFAKRFPHELSGGQRQRASLARALALDPDLLIADEPTSALDVSVQARVLEVFLELQERLGFATLFISHDLAVVGMVADRVGVLYRGDLVEQGPSAQVLASPQHPYTQRLLTSVPVPDPDEQARRRIALARLTGQA
- a CDS encoding MarR family winged helix-turn-helix transcriptional regulator produces the protein MTQEPQSPYWFAEAGIRELLEAVRRFRRADQQMRRRASAAMGMNVTDMQALQEVISAERRGVLVTANLLATNLGISTASTTKLLDRLTASGHLERRPHPHDRRAVVVVATEHAHDEVRSRLTDMHDVMAQIAAAVPPESRADVAQFLCALATHLDNVEGPEPLTPA
- a CDS encoding long-chain-fatty-acid--CoA ligase is translated as MSNVEEMPWVKNYQPGVPAQIDLPTESLVTMFEHSVAEAGKHPATEFFGRRTTYAELGDQVARAAEGLRKLGVRRGDRVALILPNCPQHVVAFYAVLRLGAVVVEHNPLYTSRELRHQFESHQARVVIAWDKAVAALREFPSDVVIDHIVSVNILEAFPAMKRAALRVPIKKLRATRASLTAPAPGTVPWNKLLENDRISTTHPYPDVHDLAAIQYTSGTTGQPKGAMLTHFNLYSNALQGEAWMYGAEYRKEVFYAILPMFHAFGMTLYLTYGVRKQGLLVLFPKFDPDMILDAMKKSPATVYCAVPPIYERTALAAKERGISLKSCKFCISGAMNLPDHVVELWESMSGGLLVEGYGMTESSPVALGNPFHPTRRAGTIGVPFPSTLMKVVDQNDPTREVEPGEPGELLLKGPQVFQGYWNNPDETAKTLTEDGWLRSGDIVTVDADGFTTIVDRAKELIITGGFNVSPSEVEAVLRLHPDVADAAVIGKPLERGGEMVVAAVELEPGSTLDEDALRQHCRSHLAAYKVPRRIVAIEDTPRSMLGKVLRKQVRDQVLPLV
- a CDS encoding ABC transporter permease — protein: MTALTDEPAATAAAKPTSAAPGGGLGRYILVRFLLIFPTVFILVSLVFFLMRVVGDPITASVGGRLTEAQLAERLAAAGYDRPVLVQYLEYLKEIFTGDFGRTVTDNREISEILLTYGAATFELVTFALIIALLVGIPLGRIAAYRRDRWSDATLRVLAILAYATPVFFAGILLKLVFSVQLGWLPLGRRSTPQTQLILDRIDGSTGINIIDALRTGRWDLISDVLSHAVLPAVALGLLTAGVFLRLVRTNLIGTLSMDYVDAARSRGVSEGRLLRKHAYKPALIPIITVMGMQIALMLGGAILTETTFEWRGLGFQLAQYLAARDYVAVQGIVALLAVIVAVTNFIVDVVAALIDPRVRY
- a CDS encoding ABC transporter substrate-binding protein; translation: MTAGTGRRTVRAVSVLAALGLVLTACADTSDDAPTGGTGGTSGGGADSIAVGTTDVITSLDPAGSYDNGSFAVQNQVFPFLLNSPYGSPDVAPDIAESAEFTAPNEYTVKLKEGLTFANGHALTASDVKFSFDRQLAIADPNGPSSLLYNLDSLETTDDLTVVFKLKSENDQTFPQILSSPVGPIVDEEVFSATEITPADKIVSEKAFAGQYIITDYTENELIRYEAFEDYKGLLDPAVTKVVTAQYFTEETSLKLAVQQGDVDVAFRSLSPTDLADLAKDDKVTIHEGPGGEIRYIVFNFATQPYGTDTADADPKKALAVRQAAAHLLDRAKLGEEIYQGSFTPLYSYVPEGLTGAAEPLKELYGDGNGGPDADKAAKVLEEAGVETPVKLNLQYSPDHYGNSSDEEYAMVEAQLEATGLFDITLQSTLWDVYSTERREDVYPAYQLGWFPDYSDADNYLSPFFLPDNFLGNHYENDDATKAILGQASEPDEAKRVELIEEAQRIVAEDLSTLPFLQGSQVAVAGKDVTGVTLDASFKFRYAPLGR
- a CDS encoding ABC transporter permease, with protein sequence MATQPVGVTHEPRWRRLPIVWHLFHSAGLQRGMLVAGLLISAVFVIVALLAPVIAPYGFSQLSDADGSFPRQAAPSDEFVWGTTVGGYDVFSRVVWGTQTALLTVILAVVASIFLGVALGLVSGYLGGWLDRVLVMIADAVYAFPSLLLAIVVSIIISGGQSSFWGGIIAAAISITVVFVPQYFRVVRAETVRLKAEPFVESARVLGAPTTRILGKHVLRNATRSLPLIVTLNASEAILTLAGLGFLGFGINPTKAAEWGYDLNRAVADVASGIWWTGVFPGVAIVLLVMGITLVGESLNDLADPRLRIRRAPRRKAVSPATETKGAE